The genomic region CATACGCAGTATATGCAGTGAAAATGAGGATCCCCACAGTTCCGATGAAACCGGCTTCACCCAGCCAATGCAGAACCAGATTGTGGGCAATGAAGCCTGCGCTCCAGAGGGGCTCCATCCATGAAGGGCAAGGCCCAAAAGGCTCGACAGGTGGGAGCAGTTTGCACTCTTTGGACCAGTTTTCAGTGAGACTGGCCTGAATGTACGGCCCGAGCTGGTAGGGTCCCACCCCACCCCAGAAATGGTTGAGAAACGTGCTCCAGGCATCCCTCCAGATGTCCATCCGGCCTGTGGTGAAATCCACACGTTCAAAGATGCTGGCAAATCGGGTCAAAGGCAACAAGAATACCAGCAAACCCACCACAATTCCGGTGATTTCTGTACAGCGAAGGGCACGGCCTTTCAGGTTGCGCAGCCCCATCACCACCATGCCCACCACAGTGGCTGCGATGGCCCCTCGACTGCCTGTGGCAATCAAACCGGTGCCCAAAACCAACAGCAAGCCCAGCCTGATGTACAGCATTTTGCGCATGCTCAGCACGATCAAAATGCCAATCATGGCCACGATGCCCAGAGACACCGAGTAATAAACAGGGTGTTCCAGACGGGTGTTCAGAAAATCATGTGGGTGACGGATCCAGGTGGTGACGAAAGCCACCAGCACCGTAAGCAGTTCGCCAAACAACAAGGGTTTGAGGTAACGGCTGCCTTTCAGGGTGTAGCCAGAAACAAAAAAAGCTGTGATCCAAACGGCCCTGAAGGCAGCCAGCACAGCAGACAACCAGGGATGGGGTGCAAAAAAGGCCGCCACAAGCTGGGTGCCCACAAAAATGCCCATCAACCACCGGGCAGAGCGGTCCAGGCCTGAAAGGTACTTCAGACCATGCAGGGCTGCAGCATACAGCGGAATGACGATGGGCACCAGAGCAATGAGGGTGCGAAGGCGGCGGTCTTGAGGACTATCCAGCATGGGGTCCTCTGGATTCTGTGGAGGCAAGGGCTTGTCCATGCAGCACGAGGCGATAGTACACCATGGTCAGGGCCAGAAAAAGACCTGCCAGAAAGAAGGTTCCTGATCCGGGCATGAGCGTCCATGCCACCCCTCCGAGAAAGGGTCCCACGGCAAAACCCAGGGCTTCAAAGGTCATGAGCACAGACCAACCTACAGCACGGTGCTCTGGGGCAAGCAAGAGAATCACCACACCATTCCAGCTGGAAAGGTAAGTGCCATAGCCTGCCGACAGGGCAGCCACAGCAAGCACAAACCACAGGTATGCCTGATGGATGAGCAATGGCAAAGCCACAAAAGAAGCACACATCAGGCCCAATCCCAGCAGCAAAGCAGGCACCAGACGGGACTTTTTACGGGTGGCTGAAGCTGTTCCATACATGCCTGCAGCAAACATCAGGACTGCCACCACAATCACCACCAGCAGCAAGGCTGGAGACCAGCTTTTCACTCCAGTCATGTCCACAAATTTTTGCCAGACCCCTGAAAACAGGGCAGGAATCAGCATTTGCAAGAAAGCTGCTGGAATGAGCTGCCTCAAGGCCGCATAAGGAAAAGCATCCTGTTGCTCTGTCCGTTTCCAGAATTGCATGGTGCTGGAAGTGACCCGGCGCAGGTAGGAACGCTCCTGAATGACTTTTTGCAGGCCTTCTGTGCGAAAATTCCAATTCAGAAGGGCACTGATCAAAAACAATGCCTGGGTGACCATCAAAGCTGGAAACAACCACTCCACACGGGTCTGAACCAGAAAACCTCCACCCAACATGCCCAGAGCCGTGCCCATTCCAATCATCAGGTTGCCATAGTTCGCTGCCAGATTTTCGGAGCCCACTTTGGCCTCCAAACTGCTGGTTGTCATGACCAGTGGCCACATGGGAGCC from Deinococcus misasensis DSM 22328 harbors:
- a CDS encoding MFS transporter, giving the protein MPWQRPSRILPLILALGFSELVRSGFFIAYYPYAAAQQGLTAAQIGLVISAHYLMDAAAKVFVLKYYGKFGIGPMLGLAALVGALNVWFLPEMGFFEGMLLTALWGLLVAPMWPLVMTTSSLEAKVGSENLAANYGNLMIGMGTALGMLGGGFLVQTRVEWLFPALMVTQALFLISALLNWNFRTEGLQKVIQERSYLRRVTSSTMQFWKRTEQQDAFPYAALRQLIPAAFLQMLIPALFSGVWQKFVDMTGVKSWSPALLLVVIVVAVLMFAAGMYGTASATRKKSRLVPALLLGLGLMCASFVALPLLIHQAYLWFVLAVAALSAGYGTYLSSWNGVVILLLAPEHRAVGWSVLMTFEALGFAVGPFLGGVAWTLMPGSGTFFLAGLFLALTMVYYRLVLHGQALASTESRGPHAG
- a CDS encoding O-antigen ligase family protein, whose translation is MLDSPQDRRLRTLIALVPIVIPLYAAALHGLKYLSGLDRSARWLMGIFVGTQLVAAFFAPHPWLSAVLAAFRAVWITAFFVSGYTLKGSRYLKPLLFGELLTVLVAFVTTWIRHPHDFLNTRLEHPVYYSVSLGIVAMIGILIVLSMRKMLYIRLGLLLVLGTGLIATGSRGAIAATVVGMVVMGLRNLKGRALRCTEITGIVVGLLVFLLPLTRFASIFERVDFTTGRMDIWRDAWSTFLNHFWGGVGPYQLGPYIQASLTENWSKECKLLPPVEPFGPCPSWMEPLWSAGFIAHNLVLHWLGEAGFIGTVGILIFTAYTAYASWKSKDSLLAGLCAAYLTMSLVDLPTGVPGPHFGEVYYFAMGIAVRKMQLRFLRERASQGAQDLSDEREL